In Rariglobus hedericola, the following proteins share a genomic window:
- a CDS encoding Na/Pi cotransporter family protein produces MVLIDIAGGVALILFGIRFLRKGLDRLAGERIHRWTATMQKRRGVALLGGLTFGAVAPSSTAQTLFTLQLLHAGRLSGDRLLIFLLGAGIGITATVQLISFHLFDYYAVLLVVGLLCFQYGRSEALRGIGQTVLGLGFVFLAMVLTSGAARALTADADFQTLMGVVTHYRLALVLFAAVVTVAMQSSTASIGLVLALGEAGAVDITVVLAVVIGTNLGLGVTSLIAGWGTLPGRRLTFANLLLKGVVAAAMLLAFDPILRLLAAFPGSLTRHGADLHTGFNVITAVLGLVFAGLLSGWLERIIKPAPPAGAGISVPTHLDERALASPVFALANASREILRLVDEIQAMFSGCWDAYLQGSAEQARRVRKRDDRIDELHTKIKNYLSRIPSEALNSRDSELRFGLLHFTSQLEAVGDIIEKEWCAQVIKHAEHPLSFAPADQANLAELARKVGHRLSLAASVLTTRDRELAKGFLHEGDELKEWCITVQKQHYDRLKSADAAALEASVHFIDMFNTLRRISGQVNSIGHTFTLAGEV; encoded by the coding sequence ATGGTGCTGATTGATATCGCGGGCGGAGTGGCGCTGATCCTTTTCGGGATTCGCTTTCTACGCAAAGGACTCGACCGGTTGGCGGGCGAGCGCATCCACCGTTGGACGGCAACCATGCAGAAACGCCGTGGCGTCGCACTACTTGGCGGACTCACTTTTGGCGCGGTCGCACCTTCGTCCACTGCTCAGACTTTGTTTACGCTGCAGTTGTTGCACGCGGGGCGATTGTCCGGCGACCGGCTGCTGATTTTTCTGCTGGGCGCGGGCATCGGCATCACCGCGACGGTGCAGCTGATCTCGTTTCATTTATTCGATTATTACGCGGTGCTGCTGGTCGTGGGTTTGTTGTGTTTCCAATACGGGCGCAGTGAAGCCCTGCGCGGAATCGGACAGACGGTGCTCGGCCTGGGCTTTGTTTTTCTGGCGATGGTGCTGACCAGCGGAGCGGCACGCGCGCTGACCGCCGATGCGGATTTTCAGACGCTGATGGGCGTGGTCACACATTACCGGCTGGCGCTGGTTCTCTTCGCCGCCGTGGTGACCGTCGCGATGCAAAGCTCAACAGCGTCCATCGGTCTGGTGCTGGCATTGGGCGAAGCGGGCGCGGTGGATATCACGGTGGTGCTCGCGGTCGTGATCGGCACCAATCTAGGGCTGGGCGTTACCTCATTGATCGCAGGCTGGGGAACGTTGCCGGGCCGGCGGCTCACGTTTGCCAATCTGCTGCTGAAGGGAGTGGTGGCTGCGGCGATGCTGCTGGCCTTCGACCCGATTCTGCGATTGCTCGCGGCGTTTCCAGGCTCACTCACGCGGCATGGCGCGGATTTGCACACGGGGTTCAACGTGATCACGGCGGTGCTCGGCCTGGTCTTTGCCGGACTGCTTTCGGGCTGGCTGGAGCGCATCATCAAGCCGGCGCCACCGGCAGGTGCGGGCATATCGGTCCCGACGCACTTGGATGAGCGGGCGCTGGCGAGTCCGGTGTTTGCCCTGGCGAACGCGTCGCGAGAAATTTTGCGATTGGTGGATGAAATCCAGGCTATGTTCTCCGGTTGCTGGGACGCATATCTGCAGGGATCCGCGGAGCAGGCGCGGCGTGTGCGCAAGCGCGACGACCGTATCGACGAACTGCATACCAAAATAAAAAATTATCTGAGCCGCATCCCGTCCGAGGCGCTCAATTCGCGCGACAGTGAACTGCGGTTCGGGCTGCTTCATTTCACGAGCCAGCTGGAAGCGGTGGGCGACATCATCGAGAAAGAATGGTGCGCCCAGGTGATCAAACACGCGGAGCATCCGTTATCCTTTGCCCCGGCGGATCAGGCGAATCTGGCGGAACTGGCGCGCAAGGTCGGGCACCGGCTCAGTCTGGCGGCCTCGGTGCTCACGACGCGCGATCGTGAACTCGCGAAGGGATTTTTGCATGAAGGCGATGAGCTCAAGGAATGGTGCATCACGGTGCAAAAACAGCATTACGACCGGTTGAAGTCGGCCGATGCGGCGGCGCTTGAGGCGAGCGTTCACTTCATCGACATGTTCAATACGCTGCGCCGCATCAGCGGACAGGTGAACTCGATCGGACACACGTTCACGCTGGCGGGTGAAGTGTGA
- a CDS encoding transglutaminase family protein, with translation MRFRITHRTLYRYAGSASESFMEARLTPTTDDCQKLLSRQLVSTPAANMHSYADYFGNTVETFSIVKRHRELLLESVCEIETTPCPPPAAALEISISEARQLYRSEKLKLFEFLMPSESITIGPEVNALANKLFKPGDLLGVSLLRLNNWIKTNFRYVSGSTQIDTPVTTALKQRSGVCQDFAQVMIAILRSAEIPARYVTGYIETETQRKASEAKRAPALIGASESHAWVEVYLPGGFWWPLDPTNDCIAGERHVKVAVGRDYHDSTPTRGVFKGTHTEKLSVAVVMQRI, from the coding sequence ATGCGTTTTCGAATCACTCATCGCACTCTTTACCGTTACGCCGGCTCGGCCTCCGAATCGTTTATGGAGGCGCGTCTGACGCCGACGACCGACGACTGCCAGAAGCTCCTTTCCCGCCAACTCGTCTCGACCCCGGCGGCCAACATGCACAGCTACGCCGATTATTTCGGCAACACCGTGGAGACGTTCTCGATCGTGAAACGCCATCGCGAACTCCTCCTTGAAAGCGTGTGCGAGATCGAGACCACACCCTGCCCGCCGCCCGCCGCCGCCTTGGAAATCAGCATCTCCGAGGCCCGCCAGCTCTACCGCAGTGAGAAGCTGAAACTCTTCGAGTTTCTGATGCCGTCCGAGTCGATTACGATCGGCCCCGAGGTCAACGCCCTCGCCAACAAGCTCTTCAAACCCGGTGATCTGCTCGGTGTTTCGCTCCTGCGATTGAACAACTGGATCAAGACCAACTTTCGCTACGTCTCCGGCTCGACCCAGATCGATACGCCCGTCACGACCGCGCTCAAACAACGCAGCGGCGTGTGCCAGGACTTTGCCCAGGTGATGATCGCCATCTTGCGCTCGGCCGAGATTCCCGCGCGCTACGTCACCGGCTATATCGAAACCGAAACCCAGCGCAAAGCCTCCGAGGCCAAACGCGCTCCCGCGCTCATCGGTGCCAGCGAAAGCCATGCGTGGGTCGAAGTCTATCTGCCCGGCGGCTTCTGGTGGCCGCTCGACCCGACCAACGACTGCATCGCCGGCGAACGCCATGTGAAGGTCGCCGTCGGCCGCGATTATCACGACAGCACTCCCACCCGCGGCGTGTTCAAAGGCACCCACACCGAAAAGCTATCAGTCGCCGTGGTGATGCAGCGTATCTAA
- the ribB gene encoding 3,4-dihydroxy-2-butanone-4-phosphate synthase, with amino-acid sequence MALSAASPFDSIESAIQDIADGKIIIVTDDENRENEGDLVMAASKATPEAVNMMIRHARGLICVPTTGSQLRRLGINPMVQENRESHKTAFTVSVDAAEGITTGISAYDRARTISLLADPDAKPDALVQPGHIFPLRAKDGGVLERAGHTEAAVDLASLAGLHPSGVICEILNDDGTVARLPELIKFKQQFGLKLVSIADLIEYRHRREKLVEVVCTRPFASEFGDFTLHVFRNKLDGRHHLAFVLGGLDSEPTLVRVHSENLLGDLFRQRGSDSHAMLTGSLEAIADAGRGVVLYMEHAQGGADVIDRLAARHGAGMSFRDYGIGAQILTALGLRKIRLLSNSSRKVVGLDGYDLEIVEVVPLGGK; translated from the coding sequence ATGGCCCTCTCCGCAGCCTCCCCGTTCGACTCCATCGAATCCGCGATTCAGGACATCGCGGACGGTAAAATCATCATCGTGACCGACGACGAGAATCGCGAGAACGAGGGCGATCTCGTCATGGCGGCTTCCAAGGCCACGCCTGAGGCGGTCAACATGATGATCCGCCATGCCCGCGGTCTGATCTGTGTGCCGACGACGGGATCGCAACTGCGTCGCCTCGGCATCAACCCGATGGTGCAGGAAAACCGCGAATCGCACAAAACCGCCTTCACCGTCTCGGTCGATGCGGCCGAGGGGATCACGACCGGCATCAGCGCCTACGACCGCGCCCGCACCATTTCCTTGCTCGCCGATCCCGACGCGAAGCCCGATGCACTCGTGCAGCCGGGTCACATTTTCCCTTTGCGCGCCAAGGATGGCGGCGTGCTCGAGCGTGCCGGCCACACCGAGGCCGCTGTGGATCTGGCGTCGCTGGCAGGTCTGCACCCCAGCGGGGTCATTTGCGAAATTCTCAACGACGACGGCACGGTCGCGCGTTTGCCGGAGCTGATTAAGTTTAAACAACAGTTCGGGCTGAAACTCGTCTCCATCGCCGATCTGATCGAATACCGTCACCGTCGCGAAAAGCTGGTGGAGGTCGTGTGCACCCGACCTTTCGCAAGCGAGTTTGGTGATTTTACGTTGCATGTTTTTCGCAACAAACTCGACGGGCGCCACCACCTGGCGTTTGTGCTGGGGGGGCTCGATTCCGAGCCGACGCTGGTCCGCGTGCACAGCGAAAATTTACTGGGGGATCTTTTCCGCCAGCGCGGCAGCGACAGCCATGCCATGCTCACGGGCTCCTTGGAGGCGATCGCCGATGCCGGCCGTGGAGTGGTGCTCTATATGGAACATGCGCAAGGCGGCGCCGATGTGATCGACCGGCTCGCCGCGCGTCACGGTGCGGGCATGAGTTTTCGTGATTATGGCATCGGAGCCCAAATCCTGACCGCCCTCGGGCTGCGCAAGATTCGCCTGCTGTCCAACAGCTCGCGCAAGGTCGTCGGTTTGGATGGCTACGACTTGGAGATAGTCGAGGTCGTCCCCCTCGGCGGAAAATAG
- the ribH gene encoding 6,7-dimethyl-8-ribityllumazine synthase — protein sequence MSLDAPKPLSVSGADYRIGIVAARFNSTLVDALVDRGQAWLVDSGVAPAAIEIVRVPGSHEIPWAAQQLAASARFDAVIGLGVLIAGDTNHHEMVGDAVAAALMRVSLDTGVPVINGVIVVNTLAQAEARATGSINRGTEFAAAALEMAVLKKKLSQ from the coding sequence ATGAGTCTCGACGCGCCCAAGCCATTGTCCGTTTCCGGTGCCGATTATCGTATCGGCATCGTGGCCGCCCGCTTTAACAGCACGTTGGTGGATGCTCTCGTGGACCGTGGCCAGGCCTGGCTCGTGGATTCCGGCGTCGCCCCGGCGGCCATCGAGATCGTGCGCGTCCCGGGCTCACACGAGATTCCCTGGGCCGCCCAGCAACTGGCCGCTTCCGCGCGCTTCGACGCGGTGATCGGTCTCGGTGTGTTGATTGCCGGTGATACCAACCACCACGAGATGGTCGGCGATGCCGTCGCTGCCGCGCTCATGCGCGTCTCGCTCGATACGGGCGTGCCGGTGATCAACGGCGTCATCGTGGTCAACACCCTCGCGCAAGCCGAGGCCCGCGCCACCGGCTCCATCAACCGCGGCACCGAATTCGCCGCCGCCGCCCTTGAGATGGCCGTGCTAAAGAAAAAACTTTCCCAATGA
- the nusB gene encoding transcription antitermination factor NusB, whose product MSSNKALFAQRRDGRVAALQYLFAWSLNTPKNLSDDIRTFIETQEQPREHYAFGEELINGVVTNVNEIDGRIRGLAHNWDFERIAKIDLAILRLAIFEMVYRKDIPPVVSINEAIDLSKQFSNLDAKRFINGILDRMKDQLGRDSRKVEKAE is encoded by the coding sequence ATGAGCAGCAACAAAGCCCTTTTCGCCCAGCGCCGTGACGGCCGGGTGGCCGCCCTGCAGTATCTCTTCGCGTGGAGTTTGAATACTCCGAAGAACCTGTCCGATGACATCCGCACGTTCATCGAAACGCAGGAACAGCCGCGCGAGCACTACGCGTTTGGCGAGGAGCTGATCAACGGCGTGGTCACGAACGTGAACGAGATCGACGGCCGCATCCGCGGGCTCGCCCATAACTGGGACTTTGAGCGCATCGCCAAGATCGACCTCGCGATCCTGCGTCTGGCCATTTTCGAAATGGTCTATCGCAAGGACATCCCGCCGGTCGTCTCGATCAACGAAGCCATCGATCTTTCGAAGCAGTTTTCAAACCTCGATGCCAAGCGTTTCATCAACGGCATTCTGGACCGCATGAAAGACCAGCTCGGCCGCGACTCGCGCAAGGTCGAGAAGGCTGAATGA
- the ftsY gene encoding signal recognition particle-docking protein FtsY, with amino-acid sequence MFGLFKKFKDGFSKTVAAISEKTRGIFGGRSIDASSLETLEEALYTADFGVATTEEILTEIKSAYKADKDLRGQQAAAIGSSVLKRVLAGSERELTQAPTGPTVIVMIGVNGSGKTTTSAKLAWLLKQDGKSVMLAACDTFRAAAVEQLKAWATRLDLPIVASHTGADAAAVAFDAMQAAKARGCDYLIVDTAGRLHTKSNLMDELAKIRRVLQKNDPTAPHHSWLVVDGSLGTNSIEQARVFHKSFGITGLVVTKLDGTSRGGAIVGIWRELKLPIYFLGLGEQPEDLQPFSAENYSKAVFGTE; translated from the coding sequence ATGTTTGGTTTATTCAAAAAATTTAAGGACGGCTTCTCCAAGACGGTCGCGGCGATCTCGGAGAAAACGCGCGGCATCTTTGGCGGACGCTCCATCGATGCGTCTTCGCTCGAGACGCTGGAAGAAGCGCTCTACACCGCCGATTTCGGCGTGGCCACGACCGAGGAGATTCTTACCGAGATCAAGTCTGCCTACAAAGCGGACAAAGATCTTCGCGGCCAGCAGGCGGCCGCCATCGGTTCGTCGGTTTTGAAGCGCGTTCTGGCCGGCAGCGAACGTGAACTCACTCAGGCTCCGACCGGGCCGACGGTCATCGTGATGATTGGCGTCAACGGTTCCGGCAAAACCACCACGTCGGCCAAGCTCGCCTGGTTGCTCAAGCAGGACGGGAAATCTGTTATGCTCGCCGCGTGCGATACGTTTCGCGCGGCTGCGGTCGAACAACTCAAAGCGTGGGCGACCCGTCTCGATCTGCCTATCGTCGCCAGCCACACGGGTGCGGATGCGGCAGCGGTGGCGTTTGACGCGATGCAGGCAGCGAAAGCGCGCGGCTGTGATTACCTCATCGTCGATACCGCGGGACGTCTGCACACGAAGAGCAACCTCATGGACGAGTTGGCGAAGATCCGCCGTGTGTTGCAGAAGAACGATCCGACCGCGCCGCATCATTCGTGGCTCGTCGTGGATGGCTCGCTCGGCACCAACTCGATCGAGCAGGCCCGGGTATTTCATAAGAGTTTTGGTATCACCGGCCTCGTCGTGACGAAGCTCGACGGGACCAGCCGCGGCGGCGCGATCGTGGGCATCTGGCGCGAGTTGAAGCTGCCGATTTATTTCCTAGGCCTCGGCGAACAGCCGGAAGACCTCCAGCCGTTCAGCGCGGAGAATTATTCGAAGGCCGTATTCGGCACCGAGTAG
- a CDS encoding right-handed parallel beta-helix repeat-containing protein — protein sequence MKTPLRIRSLTTVLVGALSAVSAIAATYHVKPGGNDLADGLSDANAWATIAKVNATTLVAGDQVLFKAGGVYNDATLVPSGSGTSTNRIIYSAYGAGAKPTLTTAIVLPSSGWTTVGGGVYSRPLATETRMVTVNNTYMVRALTQAALLDGEYFWDVATGTLYVKDPAGSPNTTGKIYEAAQRDHVVHSNPTKTAKKPYQTFSGLRLEKSNLGLAVLGTYASYYTFEDCEFFFASSNGQYASAGVLSNLCDGLRVVDSRFSWLEGDGIYAQSGANVEIIGNEIDHLFDKGGDNGPDGIQVNGLKSPANNFIVKDNIVRRETNTTAKGCIIVQRGTGGLVSGNRVFKGAFGIAVYTKDTVVEYNYVEDSGNGSALRMWENEGQTNVTLRYNIVNGSINSGLNVGNATYAATPMANIRIYNNLFYNTYWGVGVSVPVSGEFRNNIIWSDAHASPQRRFTVGSIIAGQTFVSDNNIIQDKGTNVMASWLGTTYNDLATYQAGSGQEANSLTASPAWVSPGSGDFHLQAGSPAINAGAALGATTDFDGNPVPNGGATDIGPLEYGGLIAYEGFDYTAGSLTSANGGLGWSGSWTVGGSAGITEILTCSHAWTALPATGNRFRIYDTDGAHQEISRTLTKTFGAISETYWLSFLVKKYSSGREAYLDMNGFVFKATSGDWQVKTPSTSYTGITSSNYAGLHLIVARVDAMASGDIVYVWVDPVIALGEPSVGSAAATRSDPGFTFNTVKIKHGPWGNSSQSSEWDELRFGTSFGAVVSGP from the coding sequence ATGAAGACGCCCCTGCGTATTCGTAGTTTGACGACTGTATTGGTCGGCGCCTTGTCCGCCGTTTCTGCGATCGCTGCAACCTATCACGTCAAGCCGGGCGGAAATGATCTGGCGGACGGTCTGAGTGATGCCAACGCCTGGGCGACCATCGCCAAGGTCAACGCTACCACGCTGGTCGCGGGTGATCAGGTGTTGTTCAAAGCCGGCGGCGTTTACAACGATGCCACGCTCGTGCCGTCGGGCTCGGGCACCTCCACCAATCGCATTATTTACAGTGCCTACGGCGCGGGTGCGAAACCGACCCTGACCACGGCGATCGTGTTGCCATCGTCGGGCTGGACGACGGTGGGCGGCGGCGTTTACAGCCGTCCGCTCGCGACCGAGACGCGCATGGTGACGGTGAATAACACCTACATGGTGCGCGCGTTGACGCAGGCGGCTTTGCTCGACGGAGAGTATTTCTGGGATGTGGCGACCGGGACGCTTTACGTGAAAGATCCGGCCGGCAGCCCGAATACGACGGGGAAAATCTACGAGGCCGCTCAACGCGATCACGTGGTGCATTCAAATCCGACGAAGACGGCAAAAAAACCTTATCAGACTTTTTCCGGCTTGAGGCTGGAAAAATCCAATCTCGGCCTCGCGGTGCTGGGCACGTATGCGAGCTACTACACGTTTGAGGACTGCGAATTCTTTTTTGCGAGTTCCAACGGGCAATATGCGTCCGCCGGCGTTCTCTCCAATCTCTGCGACGGACTGCGAGTCGTTGATTCGCGTTTTTCGTGGCTGGAGGGCGACGGCATCTATGCGCAGAGCGGCGCCAACGTGGAGATCATCGGCAACGAGATCGACCACCTCTTCGACAAGGGCGGCGACAACGGTCCCGACGGCATTCAGGTGAACGGACTAAAGAGCCCTGCAAACAACTTCATCGTGAAGGACAACATCGTGCGGCGTGAAACCAACACGACGGCCAAAGGCTGCATCATTGTGCAGCGCGGCACGGGAGGTCTGGTTTCTGGCAACCGGGTTTTCAAGGGCGCGTTCGGCATCGCCGTTTATACCAAGGACACGGTCGTCGAATACAATTACGTCGAAGACAGTGGCAACGGCAGCGCCTTGCGGATGTGGGAAAACGAAGGTCAGACCAACGTCACGCTGCGTTACAACATCGTGAACGGGAGCATTAACTCTGGCCTCAACGTGGGCAACGCCACGTATGCGGCGACTCCGATGGCCAACATACGGATCTACAATAATCTGTTTTATAACACATATTGGGGCGTCGGTGTTTCCGTGCCCGTCTCGGGCGAATTCCGAAACAACATCATCTGGTCCGACGCCCATGCGTCTCCGCAGCGGCGGTTCACGGTTGGCAGCATCATTGCCGGCCAGACCTTCGTTTCAGATAACAACATCATCCAGGACAAAGGGACCAACGTGATGGCGAGCTGGCTGGGCACGACCTACAACGATCTGGCGACCTATCAGGCCGGTTCCGGTCAGGAAGCAAACTCGCTGACGGCATCTCCGGCCTGGGTGTCGCCGGGCTCGGGGGACTTTCATCTGCAGGCCGGTTCGCCGGCAATCAACGCGGGTGCCGCGCTCGGCGCGACGACCGACTTTGATGGCAATCCGGTTCCGAATGGCGGCGCGACCGATATCGGGCCGCTCGAATACGGCGGCCTGATCGCTTATGAGGGTTTTGACTACACGGCGGGTTCGCTCACTTCGGCCAACGGCGGACTCGGCTGGTCGGGATCGTGGACGGTCGGCGGAAGCGCGGGCATCACAGAAATCCTGACGTGCAGTCATGCGTGGACGGCTTTGCCGGCTACTGGAAACCGTTTCCGAATTTATGACACCGACGGGGCGCATCAGGAAATCAGTCGCACGCTCACCAAGACATTTGGTGCGATCAGCGAAACCTATTGGCTGTCATTTCTCGTCAAAAAATACTCATCGGGACGCGAAGCGTATCTCGATATGAACGGGTTTGTGTTCAAGGCGACGAGCGGAGACTGGCAGGTGAAAACTCCGTCCACGAGCTACACGGGCATCACGAGTTCCAATTATGCCGGGCTTCATCTGATTGTCGCTCGAGTGGATGCGATGGCATCGGGCGACATCGTTTATGTGTGGGTTGATCCGGTGATCGCGTTGGGCGAGCCCTCCGTCGGTAGCGCCGCGGCCACGCGCAGCGACCCGGGCTTCACGTTCAACACGGTCAAGATCAAGCACGGTCCTTGGGGCAACTCCTCGCAAAGCAGCGAGTGGGATGAACTCCGCTTCGGCACGTCGTTCGGCGCGGTCGTATCCGGCCCCTGA
- a CDS encoding right-handed parallel beta-helix repeat-containing protein yields MSAFAATYHVKPGGSDLADGLSDANAWATIAKVNAASLVAGDQVLFKAGGVYSDATLVPSHSGTSANRIIYGAYGTGAKPILTTAIVLPSSGWTTVGGSVYSRPLPVQTRMVTVNNTYMVRALTQAALLDGQYFWDAAATTLYVKDPAGSPNTTGKIYEAAQRNYVVHSSTGKTYLTFSGLRLEKANYNLAVVVSFSHHHTFENCEFYFASSNGQFASAGVIADRSDGVRVLNCRLAWLEGDGIYVQSGAGAEIIGNEIDHLLDEGGDNGPDCIQINGIKRPISNFIIKDNVVRRESNTTNKGCIIVADASGGTGGLISGNRVYKGKFGIAFYTKNTVVEYNYIEDAGSNDALRSWENLGQENNTIRYNVVNRCLGSGITIGAYVTSPAVAPPQANIHVYNNVFYDTLYGANFRVLMSGSFRNNIIWSSTGTMARRMRFTGPIGTGPGQTFVSDNNIVEDQATGDFAEWMGTDHATITAYRTASGQDTNTVTTNPLWVNAAGGNFHLQTASPAIDAGASFGSLVDFDGNPVPSGGATDIGAHEHGGLLAYEGFDYTTGTLTSASGGLGWTGSWTSTGTGVAEVLTGSLAWTGLPATGNHLRIYDATGGNQEITRTLTKTFGALSETYWISFLAKKRNSGRVAYLDLGSFSFKASSGNWQVKTSSTSFTDITGSNYAGLHLIVVRVDATVSGDTVYVWVDPVVASGEPSTTTAAVTLSDPGFTFNTVSIKHGPFGNHTQSCEWDELRFGQSFNAVVTGP; encoded by the coding sequence ATGTCTGCTTTCGCCGCAACCTATCATGTCAAACCGGGCGGCAGTGATCTTGCCGACGGTTTGAGCGACGCCAATGCGTGGGCCACCATCGCCAAGGTTAACGCGGCCTCGCTGGTCGCCGGTGATCAGGTTCTCTTCAAAGCCGGTGGCGTGTATAGCGATGCCACGCTCGTGCCGTCCCATTCGGGCACGTCCGCCAATCGCATTATCTATGGAGCTTACGGCACCGGCGCGAAGCCGATCCTGACGACGGCGATCGTGCTGCCGTCCTCGGGATGGACCACGGTGGGCGGTAGCGTTTACAGCCGGCCGCTGCCCGTGCAGACGCGCATGGTGACGGTGAACAACACCTACATGGTCCGCGCCTTGACGCAGGCGGCTTTGCTTGACGGTCAGTATTTTTGGGATGCAGCGGCCACGACGCTTTATGTGAAGGATCCCGCGGGCAGTCCGAATACCACGGGCAAGATCTACGAGGCGGCGCAGCGCAACTACGTCGTGCATTCCAGCACGGGAAAGACCTATCTGACTTTTTCCGGTCTGCGCCTCGAGAAGGCCAACTACAATCTGGCTGTCGTGGTGTCGTTTTCCCATCACCACACTTTCGAGAACTGTGAATTTTATTTCGCCAGTTCGAACGGACAGTTCGCATCCGCCGGCGTCATTGCGGACCGCAGCGACGGTGTTCGTGTTCTTAATTGCCGGCTGGCCTGGTTGGAAGGAGACGGCATCTACGTGCAAAGCGGGGCGGGCGCGGAGATCATCGGCAACGAGATCGATCACCTGCTTGATGAAGGCGGAGACAACGGTCCGGATTGCATCCAGATCAACGGCATCAAGAGGCCGATCAGCAACTTCATCATCAAGGACAACGTGGTTCGTCGCGAGAGCAACACGACGAACAAAGGCTGTATTATCGTGGCGGATGCCTCGGGAGGAACGGGAGGTCTCATTTCTGGAAACCGCGTTTACAAGGGGAAGTTCGGCATCGCTTTTTACACCAAGAACACGGTCGTGGAATACAACTACATCGAGGATGCCGGTTCCAACGACGCGTTGCGCAGCTGGGAAAATCTGGGCCAGGAAAACAACACCATCCGCTACAACGTGGTGAACCGCTGTCTGGGCTCGGGCATTACGATCGGCGCGTATGTCACGAGCCCGGCGGTGGCTCCGCCGCAGGCGAACATCCATGTCTATAACAACGTGTTTTATGACACGCTTTACGGGGCGAATTTCCGTGTGCTGATGTCGGGCTCATTCCGAAACAACATCATCTGGTCGTCGACCGGAACGATGGCCCGGCGCATGCGATTCACCGGTCCGATCGGAACGGGGCCCGGACAGACGTTTGTTTCGGACAACAATATCGTGGAGGACCAGGCCACCGGCGACTTCGCGGAGTGGATGGGAACGGATCATGCGACGATCACTGCCTATCGAACTGCGTCAGGTCAGGACACGAACACCGTGACAACCAATCCGCTTTGGGTGAATGCCGCCGGCGGGAATTTTCATCTGCAGACTGCGTCTCCCGCCATTGATGCCGGCGCATCGTTTGGTTCACTCGTGGATTTCGACGGAAATCCCGTGCCCAGTGGCGGCGCGACCGATATCGGAGCACACGAACACGGCGGCTTGCTCGCGTATGAGGGTTTTGACTACACGACCGGCACGCTGACATCGGCAAGTGGTGGCTTGGGCTGGACTGGTTCTTGGACGAGCACCGGCACGGGAGTAGCGGAGGTGCTCACGGGCAGTCTGGCATGGACGGGTCTTCCCGCCACGGGAAATCATCTGCGCATTTACGATGCCACCGGAGGCAATCAGGAGATCACGCGCACGTTGACCAAGACATTCGGAGCATTGTCAGAGACCTATTGGATTTCGTTTCTCGCCAAAAAAAGGAATTCCGGCCGCGTGGCGTATCTCGATCTGGGCAGCTTTAGTTTCAAGGCCTCCAGCGGCAACTGGCAGGTGAAGACGTCTTCGACGAGTTTTACGGATATCACCGGCTCCAACTACGCGGGCCTGCATCTGATCGTGGTTCGCGTGGATGCGACGGTCTCGGGCGACACCGTTTATGTCTGGGTCGATCCGGTGGTCGCATCGGGGGAGCCTTCGACAACCACGGCGGCGGTGACACTCAGCGATCCCGGGTTTACGTTCAACACGGTGAGCATCAAGCACGGGCCGTTCGGCAACCATACCCAGTCCTGCGAGTGGGATGAACTGCGGTTCGGTCAAAGTTTCAACGCGGTGGTGACGGGGCCATAG